The proteins below come from a single Aegilops tauschii subsp. strangulata cultivar AL8/78 chromosome 6, Aet v6.0, whole genome shotgun sequence genomic window:
- the LOC109741179 gene encoding F-box/LRR-repeat protein At3g03360-like, with amino-acid sequence MAAIIEKIMGWLPGGGNAVASAVSLSAAADYDGEDLISALPDDLLRNIVSRLPVKDAARTATLASRWRHLWRSDPLVLNDVNLPPSAVARVLADHPGPFRAIHIARCRFASHERELAEWSGLLAAKGIEDLVLVNDADVAELPTTDSVRLPTDILRCASLQRLFLGFFTFPDTAALFRKANVLPRLQELGMFTTTISGWDLHYRLACSPVLEKLAFVFNCTPDLVHLRSKSLRCVLLWFFAADEIAVVNTPLLEQLFLLEAPRGDDDSTVMIKIACAPNLRVLGFLEPKVHRLQIGNNVIEVPNFHDSITLLLYAIHGIAIDVLA; translated from the exons ATGGCCGCCATCATCGAGAAAATCATGGGCTGGTTGCCTGGCGGCGGAAATGCCGTGGCAAGTGCTGTCTCCCTCTCTGCTGCCGCTGACTACGACGGCGAGGACCTCATTAGCGCCCTCCCCGACGACCTCCTCCGCAACATCGTCTCTCGCCTCCCCGTCAAGGACGCCGCCCGAACCGCCACCCTCGCCTCCCGGTGGCGCCACCTCTGGCGCTCCGACCCGCTCGTCCTCAACGACGTCAATCTCCCCCCGTCTGCGGTGGCGCGCGTCCTCGCAGACCACCCGGGCCCTTTCCGCGCCATCCACATCGCCCGCTGCAGGTTCGCATCCCACGAGCGTGAGCTCGCAGAGTGGTCGGGCCTCCTCGCCGCCAAGGGCATCGAGGACCTTGTCCTCGTCAACGACGCCGACGTCGCCGAGCTCCCCACCACCGACAGTGTGCGCCTCCCCACGGACATCCTCCGCTGCGCCTCACTCCAGCGCCTCTTCCTGGGATTCTTTACGTTCCCGGACACCGCTGCTCTCTTCCGCAAAGCCAACGTCCTTCCCCGCCTCCAGGAGCTCGGCATGTTCACTACCACCATCAGCGGCTGGGACCTGCACTACAGACTCGCTTGCAGCCCGGTTCTGGAGAAGCTCGCGTTCGTATTCAACTGTACGCCCGATCTCGTCCACCTCCGCAGCAAAAGCCTCCGGTGCGTGCTCCTCTGGTTTTTCGCGGCAGATGAGATCGCGGTGGTGAACACCCCGCTCCTGGAGCAGCTCTTCTTACTCGAAGCGCCTCGCGGAGATGACGACAGTACTGTGATGATCAAGATTGCTTGTGCGCCCAACCTGCGGGTGCTCGGCTTCTTGGAGCCAAAAGTTCACCGCCTGCAGATCGGCAACAATGTCATCGAGGTACCAAATTTCCATGATTCCATCACTCTCTTATTATACGCAATACATGGGATTGCCATTGATGT CCTGGCATAA